One region of Turicibacter bilis genomic DNA includes:
- a CDS encoding NADP-dependent glyceraldehyde-3-phosphate dehydrogenase encodes MQTVYQYYSQGQWKSSESGETIAIVSPYLKTSIGSVQALTQDEVNQCIQSAKAAQPDWSLMSIYDRAHYLHAWADELLKMKEELATIMMKEVGKAYQDAIKEVERTADLIHYTVEEAIHLSGESLNGEHFPGGSRSKLAVIERVPLGVVLAISPFNYPVNLAAAKLAPALITGNTVIFKPATQGSISGTKMIEALAKTNLPAGVLNLVTGKGSVIGDYLIEHDDIALVTFTGGTSTGERIAQKAKMIPLVMELGGKDPAIICEDANLELAAKQIVSGAYSYSGQRCTAIKRVLVHRSVADELVSLIQSEVEKLSVGSPEDNATIVPLIDEQSADFVQGLIDDALEKGATLVLGNKREENLIYPTLLDHVTKEMRIAWEEPFGPVLPIIRVDSQEEAIEIANASEYGLQASVFTQNLDKALTIARKLETGSIQINGRTERGPDHLPFIGIKKSGLGIQGVRRSIESMTREKVIILNINEK; translated from the coding sequence GTGCAGACAGTTTATCAATATTACAGTCAAGGTCAGTGGAAAAGCAGTGAGTCCGGTGAAACCATTGCTATTGTATCCCCTTACTTAAAAACATCCATTGGTTCAGTACAAGCTTTAACGCAGGATGAAGTAAATCAATGTATTCAGAGTGCTAAAGCAGCTCAACCTGATTGGAGCTTAATGAGTATTTATGATCGAGCTCATTATTTACATGCGTGGGCAGATGAGTTATTGAAAATGAAAGAAGAATTGGCAACCATCATGATGAAAGAAGTTGGGAAAGCTTATCAAGATGCGATTAAAGAGGTAGAAAGAACAGCCGATTTAATTCATTATACAGTGGAAGAGGCGATTCACTTAAGTGGAGAAAGTTTAAATGGTGAACATTTCCCTGGTGGCAGTCGTTCCAAACTTGCTGTCATTGAGCGTGTTCCACTCGGAGTTGTTCTTGCGATTTCGCCTTTTAACTATCCTGTGAATCTTGCTGCCGCCAAATTAGCACCGGCGCTTATTACAGGGAATACAGTCATTTTTAAACCGGCAACACAAGGTTCTATTAGTGGAACAAAAATGATTGAGGCTTTAGCGAAAACAAATCTTCCTGCGGGTGTTTTAAATTTAGTAACAGGAAAAGGCTCTGTGATTGGAGATTATCTCATTGAACATGATGATATTGCTTTAGTAACCTTTACAGGAGGAACGAGTACAGGAGAACGTATCGCACAAAAAGCGAAGATGATTCCGCTTGTCATGGAGCTCGGTGGAAAAGATCCGGCCATCATTTGTGAAGATGCTAATTTAGAACTTGCTGCCAAACAAATTGTTTCAGGAGCCTACTCGTATTCAGGTCAGCGCTGTACAGCGATTAAACGTGTGTTAGTTCACCGTTCGGTAGCAGATGAATTAGTATCGCTTATTCAATCAGAAGTCGAAAAGTTATCCGTTGGCTCACCTGAAGATAACGCCACGATTGTGCCATTAATTGATGAACAATCTGCCGACTTTGTACAAGGGCTCATTGATGATGCACTAGAAAAAGGAGCAACCTTAGTACTAGGAAATAAACGAGAAGAAAATTTAATCTATCCAACATTACTCGATCATGTGACGAAAGAGATGCGCATTGCATGGGAAGAACCTTTCGGTCCAGTCTTACCAATTATTCGAGTGGACTCTCAAGAAGAAGCGATTGAAATTGCGAATGCCTCTGAATATGGATTACAAGCTAGTGTATTTACACAAAATCTTGATAAAGCTTTAACGATTGCACGAAAACTTGAGACGGGTTCAATTCAAATTAATGGTCGTACGGAGCGTGGGCCTGATCATTTACCATTCATCGGGATTAAAAAATCAGGGCTTGGAATTCAAGGGGTTCGCCGCAGTATTGAATCCATGACACGAGAAAAGGTCATTATTTTAAATATTAATGAAAAATAA
- a CDS encoding putative ABC transporter permease: protein MSKKHLGQLFYELFWIFFIGCFLGVVIESIWCVLTRGYYESRSGLIYGPFNLIYGFGALLMTIGLNPLQHKKDKTIFFFGFMIGTVFEYICSYFQELWFGTVSWDYSHFLFNLNGRVNLLYSCFWGLLSLAWMKWMYPYLLIEIRKIPKKIGHLLAIFLLIFIIFDSAISALALERQAERRHDVPATTQLDTFLDYHYPDERLLKIYPNMIITSE, encoded by the coding sequence ATGAGTAAAAAACATCTCGGCCAGTTATTTTATGAGCTTTTTTGGATTTTTTTCATCGGATGTTTTTTAGGTGTTGTAATCGAAAGTATATGGTGTGTCTTAACTCGTGGTTATTATGAAAGTCGTAGCGGACTCATTTATGGACCCTTTAATCTCATCTATGGGTTTGGGGCTTTACTTATGACGATTGGCTTAAATCCTTTACAGCATAAAAAAGATAAGACTATTTTTTTCTTTGGGTTTATGATTGGTACCGTATTTGAATATATTTGTAGCTATTTTCAAGAGCTATGGTTTGGAACTGTATCCTGGGATTATAGTCATTTTCTATTTAATCTTAATGGACGAGTCAATTTACTCTATTCTTGCTTTTGGGGACTATTATCTCTCGCTTGGATGAAATGGATGTATCCTTATCTCCTCATAGAAATTAGAAAAATTCCAAAGAAAATTGGTCATCTACTCGCTATATTTCTTCTTATATTTATTATTTTTGACAGTGCTATATCAGCCCTTGCCCTTGAACGGCAGGCCGAACGTCGTCATGATGTTCCAGCAACGACTCAACTCGACACCTTCCTTGATTATCATTACCCTGATGAACGTTTACTAAAAATTTATCCAAATATGATCATCACGAGTGAGTAA
- a CDS encoding YoaK family protein has product MLQSVTKVKIHETRRVGILLAFVGGFLDVNTYLLRGGVFANAQTGNMVLLMLQISEGQWMKALYYIVPIIAFFSGVVVTEFVKLHERWHEYVLIIEIGLLFLIGFYPVTFPAMIVNITISFICAMQISSFRKLRGAAYATTVCTGNLRSAAEQLTLFYIRRDEEAKKKCLNYFIIIFSFSLGALIGALLIKCLEIYAIWICCFILIVVVVLLLREN; this is encoded by the coding sequence TTGTTACAAAGTGTGACTAAGGTAAAGATTCATGAGACGAGAAGGGTAGGAATATTACTAGCTTTTGTTGGTGGATTTTTAGATGTGAATACTTATTTACTCCGTGGAGGAGTTTTTGCGAATGCTCAAACAGGAAATATGGTTTTATTGATGCTACAGATTTCAGAAGGTCAATGGATGAAGGCTTTGTATTATATCGTTCCGATTATAGCTTTCTTTAGTGGCGTAGTGGTGACAGAGTTTGTTAAATTACATGAACGGTGGCATGAATACGTGCTAATCATTGAGATTGGTTTATTATTTTTAATTGGCTTTTATCCTGTTACTTTTCCAGCCATGATTGTTAATATTACGATTTCATTTATTTGCGCCATGCAAATTAGTAGTTTTAGAAAACTAAGGGGAGCTGCTTATGCAACAACTGTTTGTACAGGGAATTTACGCTCAGCAGCTGAACAGTTAACTTTGTTTTATATTCGGCGCGATGAAGAAGCAAAGAAAAAGTGTTTAAATTATTTCATTATTATCTTTTCATTTTCTCTAGGGGCCTTAATTGGAGCTCTTCTAATTAAATGTCTAGAAATTTATGCGATTTGGATTTGTTGCTTTATCTTGATTGTCGTCGTTGTTCTTTTATTAAGGGAAAATTAA
- a CDS encoding flavodoxin domain-containing protein — protein sequence MSSTIVIYSSKYGTTELYANWIAKELKADLKKISEVKSYELIYYDTVIFGAPLYIGKLHQYNQMLNTMMLYPPKLFLIFAVGLKDPSEEYIQVIKKQNNIEDDEVFYFPGKLDYQHLTLLDKFLMRGLKAQIKKHQSLTDEEQRILNSFNHLVDETNRQFILPLIHYVQKNALL from the coding sequence ATGTCATCAACAATCGTGATTTATAGTTCAAAATATGGAACAACAGAACTCTATGCTAACTGGATTGCAAAGGAATTAAAAGCTGATTTGAAAAAAATTTCTGAAGTTAAATCTTATGAACTAATCTACTATGATACAGTCATTTTCGGAGCACCACTTTATATAGGCAAACTTCATCAATATAATCAAATGCTAAACACTATGATGCTATACCCACCAAAATTATTTCTTATTTTTGCTGTTGGATTAAAAGATCCAAGTGAGGAATATATCCAAGTCATAAAAAAACAAAATAACATTGAAGATGATGAAGTTTTTTACTTTCCAGGGAAACTCGATTATCAACATCTAACGTTGTTAGATAAGTTTTTAATGCGAGGATTGAAGGCTCAAATTAAAAAACATCAATCACTCACGGATGAAGAACAACGAATTTTAAATAGTTTCAATCACCTAGTTGATGAAACAAATCGTCAATTTATCCTACCATTGATTCATTATGTTCAAAAAAATGCATTACTGTAA
- a CDS encoding nitrite/sulfite reductase — MQDLKQVLYSEIEDFRQVGHQFLNGEINMMKFKHVSGGLGVYAHRDKKELMIRLRIPSGVLTLENMKLVGDLAKKYGLERIHLTTRQAIQLHGLSIDEVCDLMKEALDHDLYTRGAGGNFPRNVAISPLSGVDPNEAFDVTPYALATGDYFLKDIYKYKLPRKLKVSFSCSNADEAHCTVQDLGFLAVTKNGEEYFQVYLGGGLGQNPRLAIKYEPLIKPNEVLYYVEAMVQLFMAEGDYENRNKARVRYIVERLGEEATLEAYQKHVDEVKAKGGLDLINLQKTIINKTAQPQPLEDKRIFVQKQSGLYSVYLHPVGGQLELNDFVKLIEFVESVEGVDVRLAMEEGIYFRNLSGEEAKQLLQITDSMSGKTKLEQSVSCIGAPTCQIGLCNSQGTLRQILQHFKFKNYNQDVLPRVYLSGCQNSCGVHQIGALGFTGKKKKVDGAVAECFTFSVGGKFGADKTQLGHSYGEMVSTKIPEFLYELAQAVEKSNLDFERYIVEEEAVFNALVEKYIV; from the coding sequence ATGCAGGATTTAAAGCAAGTCTTATATTCCGAGATTGAAGACTTTCGCCAAGTGGGTCATCAGTTTTTAAATGGTGAAATTAATATGATGAAATTTAAACATGTTTCTGGTGGATTAGGAGTGTATGCGCATCGTGATAAAAAAGAATTAATGATTCGTTTACGTATTCCATCAGGTGTTTTAACATTAGAAAATATGAAACTTGTAGGTGATTTAGCGAAAAAATATGGTCTTGAACGGATTCATTTAACAACACGTCAGGCTATTCAATTACATGGATTATCAATCGATGAGGTCTGTGATTTAATGAAAGAGGCTTTAGATCATGATTTGTATACACGTGGAGCAGGTGGAAATTTTCCACGAAATGTTGCCATTTCACCTTTATCAGGAGTTGATCCTAATGAAGCGTTTGATGTGACACCTTATGCTTTAGCAACAGGGGATTATTTCTTAAAAGATATTTATAAGTACAAGTTACCACGAAAATTAAAAGTTTCTTTTTCATGTAGTAATGCTGATGAAGCACATTGTACCGTACAGGATCTAGGATTCTTAGCAGTAACAAAAAACGGTGAAGAATATTTCCAAGTTTATTTAGGTGGAGGGCTTGGTCAAAATCCGCGTCTTGCCATTAAATATGAACCATTAATTAAACCAAATGAAGTATTATACTATGTGGAAGCAATGGTTCAACTGTTTATGGCAGAAGGAGATTATGAAAATCGTAATAAAGCACGTGTTCGTTATATTGTTGAACGATTAGGAGAAGAAGCCACGTTAGAAGCTTATCAAAAACATGTGGATGAGGTTAAAGCTAAAGGTGGTTTAGATTTAATCAACCTCCAAAAAACAATAATTAATAAGACAGCACAACCTCAACCGCTAGAAGATAAACGTATATTTGTTCAAAAGCAATCGGGGTTATACAGTGTTTATTTACATCCAGTTGGAGGTCAGCTGGAACTTAATGATTTTGTAAAATTAATTGAATTCGTTGAATCAGTAGAAGGGGTAGACGTCCGCTTAGCGATGGAAGAAGGAATATATTTTAGAAACTTAAGTGGTGAAGAAGCTAAACAGTTATTACAGATAACGGATTCAATGAGTGGAAAAACAAAGCTTGAACAAAGTGTTTCTTGTATTGGGGCCCCAACTTGTCAAATTGGTTTATGTAATAGTCAAGGAACGTTACGTCAAATTTTACAACACTTTAAATTTAAGAACTATAATCAGGATGTATTACCGCGAGTTTATCTTTCTGGATGTCAAAATTCATGTGGAGTGCATCAAATTGGCGCCCTTGGATTTACAGGTAAAAAGAAAAAAGTTGATGGAGCTGTAGCGGAGTGTTTCACATTTAGTGTGGGTGGAAAATTTGGTGCTGACAAGACTCAACTAGGTCATAGTTATGGTGAGATGGTTTCAACGAAAATTCCTGAATTCTTATATGAGTTAGCTCAAGCAGTAGAGAAATCTAATCTTGATTTTGAACGTTATATTGTTGAAGAAGAAGCAGTATTTAATGCGCTCGTTGAGAAGTATATAGTTTAA
- a CDS encoding beta-galactosidase → MEANKLRIADLLHGADYNPEQWLDHPDILARDIELMKEAHCNVVSMGMFSWSMLEPEEGNYQFEWLESVINNLYNNGIYTFLSTPSGARPHWLAKKYPEVLRVEKNRVRNLFGLRHNHCYTSPAYREKVAQINGELAKRFANHPGVLLWHLSNEYGGECHCPLCQEAFRNWLKQKYQTLDALNDAWWTTFWSHRYTSWDQIESPAPHGEMMLHGLNLDWYRFVSHQTLDFVKWEKDSVKSYNPELPVTINMMYYFYGINYFDTKDLIDIVSWDSYPVWHKAGTTDLEIGCDTAMMHDIMRSIKNEPFLLMESTPSMTNWQNVAKLKKPGMHMLSSMQAVAHGSNSVQYFQWRKSRGASEKFHGAVVDHYGKSDTRVFREVSELGQRLEGLTPLTKTCNQAQVAILFDWENRWAIDDMQGPRNIGMHYKETVQQHYKAFWKMGIPTDFVDMSCDISKYKVLVAPMMYLLRNGFEQKIKAFVEAGGTLITTYWSGIVNETDLCYLEGTPHGLMDVVGLRSEEIDGLFDGETNSASATTSSWLTQSESYTCSELCDLIIPSTAKTLMTYNEDFYTNQPALTVNSFGQGQAYYIATKFEDKFYDDFYAQVLEELGIKRPLDTALPEGIIITDREGYLFIQNFNREAVIIPALPTSCHLIDGDKDIHHDFTLNPFEVLIVHN, encoded by the coding sequence ATGGAGGCAAACAAATTACGCATTGCTGATTTATTACATGGAGCTGATTACAATCCTGAACAATGGCTAGACCATCCAGATATTTTAGCGCGAGATATTGAATTAATGAAAGAGGCTCACTGTAATGTGGTGAGTATGGGGATGTTCTCTTGGTCAATGCTAGAACCAGAAGAAGGCAATTATCAATTTGAATGGCTAGAATCAGTGATTAATAATTTATACAATAATGGAATTTATACCTTCCTTTCAACACCAAGTGGGGCTCGTCCACACTGGTTAGCAAAAAAGTATCCTGAAGTCTTACGCGTAGAAAAAAATCGTGTCCGTAACTTATTCGGGCTTCGCCATAATCACTGCTACACGTCACCTGCTTATCGTGAAAAAGTGGCTCAGATTAATGGTGAATTAGCTAAACGTTTTGCCAATCATCCAGGAGTACTTCTTTGGCATCTTTCCAATGAATATGGAGGAGAGTGTCACTGTCCACTTTGTCAGGAAGCTTTCCGCAATTGGTTAAAACAAAAATATCAAACACTTGATGCTCTCAATGATGCCTGGTGGACAACTTTTTGGAGTCACCGTTATACGTCTTGGGATCAAATCGAAAGTCCCGCTCCGCACGGAGAAATGATGTTACATGGATTAAACTTAGATTGGTACCGATTTGTCAGCCACCAAACACTTGATTTCGTGAAATGGGAAAAAGATAGTGTTAAATCATATAACCCAGAACTACCAGTCACCATTAACATGATGTACTACTTCTATGGGATTAACTACTTTGACACGAAAGATTTAATCGATATTGTTTCTTGGGATTCTTACCCAGTTTGGCATAAAGCCGGAACTACTGATTTAGAAATTGGTTGTGATACAGCAATGATGCATGATATCATGCGTTCTATTAAAAATGAACCCTTCTTATTAATGGAAAGCACACCAAGTATGACAAACTGGCAAAACGTCGCTAAACTCAAAAAACCAGGGATGCATATGCTTTCTTCAATGCAGGCTGTCGCTCATGGATCAAATTCAGTTCAATACTTCCAATGGCGTAAAAGTCGTGGAGCTTCTGAAAAATTCCACGGTGCCGTTGTTGATCATTATGGAAAATCTGATACACGCGTTTTCCGTGAAGTGTCTGAACTGGGTCAACGCTTAGAAGGATTAACACCATTAACAAAAACATGTAATCAAGCACAAGTCGCTATCCTATTTGATTGGGAAAATCGTTGGGCCATTGATGACATGCAAGGACCTCGTAACATTGGGATGCATTATAAGGAAACCGTTCAACAGCATTACAAAGCCTTTTGGAAAATGGGGATTCCAACTGATTTTGTTGATATGAGCTGCGATATTTCAAAATACAAAGTATTAGTTGCTCCAATGATGTATTTACTTCGCAACGGATTTGAACAAAAAATAAAGGCATTCGTTGAAGCAGGTGGAACATTAATCACGACCTATTGGTCAGGAATCGTAAATGAAACAGATCTTTGCTACTTAGAAGGTACACCACATGGATTAATGGACGTCGTAGGCCTTCGCAGCGAAGAAATCGATGGGTTATTTGATGGAGAAACAAATAGCGCCTCTGCCACAACCTCTTCATGGTTAACTCAATCAGAGTCTTATACATGTTCTGAATTATGTGATCTCATCATCCCAAGTACAGCAAAAACATTAATGACTTATAATGAAGATTTCTATACTAATCAACCGGCTCTAACTGTTAATTCATTTGGACAAGGACAAGCTTACTATATCGCTACGAAATTTGAAGATAAATTCTACGATGATTTTTATGCTCAAGTACTAGAGGAACTTGGAATTAAACGTCCACTTGATACTGCATTACCAGAAGGTATCATTATAACTGATCGTGAAGGTTACTTGTTCATCCAAAACTTTAACCGTGAAGCAGTTATAATTCCAGCACTTCCAACAAGTTGTCATTTAATAGATGGAGATAAAGATATCCACCATGATTTCACCCTTAATCCATTTGAAGTTTTAATCGTTCATAACTAA
- a CDS encoding HAD family hydrolase, whose protein sequence is MSKIAAFFDIDGTIYREGLITEVFKKIIKYELIEEDVWHNEVKPVYLKWDRREGDYDEYLLKMVDAYKQAILGVSKEHIDHVAQKVINQKGDRIYTFSRERMKWHKEQGHIVIAISGSPLELVSKMANKYKMDDFRGTIYETDEQGCYNGNVIPMWDAVSKQKAINELQAKYDIDLSKSYAYGDTTGDLTMFHAVGTPFAINPTKELITKLMEDEQLKEKINVIVERKDVKYKLDMNHIELL, encoded by the coding sequence ATGTCTAAGATTGCAGCCTTTTTTGATATTGATGGTACGATTTATCGTGAAGGACTTATTACGGAAGTATTCAAGAAAATTATTAAATATGAATTAATCGAAGAGGATGTTTGGCATAACGAAGTGAAACCTGTTTATTTAAAATGGGATCGTCGTGAAGGTGACTATGATGAGTATCTATTGAAGATGGTGGATGCTTATAAACAAGCTATTCTTGGTGTAAGTAAAGAACACATTGATCATGTTGCACAAAAAGTAATCAATCAAAAAGGAGATCGCATCTACACGTTTTCACGTGAACGTATGAAATGGCACAAAGAACAAGGTCATATTGTCATTGCGATTTCAGGCTCACCCCTTGAATTAGTTAGTAAAATGGCAAATAAATATAAAATGGATGACTTCAGAGGAACCATTTATGAAACAGATGAGCAAGGATGTTACAATGGAAATGTCATTCCGATGTGGGATGCTGTTAGTAAACAAAAAGCCATTAATGAGCTTCAAGCCAAATACGATATTGATTTAAGTAAAAGTTATGCTTATGGTGATACAACAGGCGATTTAACAATGTTTCATGCAGTTGGAACACCATTTGCCATTAATCCAACAAAAGAGTTGATTACAAAGTTAATGGAAGATGAACAATTAAAAGAAAAAATCAATGTCATTGTTGAACGTAAAGATGTAAAATACAAACTTGATATGAATCATATTGAATTACTATAG